One window of Deltaproteobacteria bacterium genomic DNA carries:
- a CDS encoding rubredoxin has protein sequence MKKYTCNICGYVYDPAAGDPENGVAPGTPFEKLPADWTCPVCGASKTDFSPEG, from the coding sequence ATGAAAAAGTACACCTGCAACATTTGCGGTTATGTCTATGATCCGGCCGCGGGAGATCCGGAAAATGGTGTAGCCCCCGGCACGCCCTTCGAAAAACTTCCGGCAGACTGGACGTGCCCGGTATGCGGGGCCAGCAAGACTGATTTTTCGCCCGAAGGCTAA